From the Sebastes fasciatus isolate fSebFas1 chromosome 9, fSebFas1.pri, whole genome shotgun sequence genome, the window GTTATTGAGATGTGACCGCGTTATGACTGAGAAGgaggtaaaaacaaacaaacaaatctatcatttttatttttatttttttttataaacactgatatttattttacaacGAAGCTTGTCTATAATCGAGAAAAAACACCTTTAAGACACTAAGCTACTGTAATAAAGCGGGTTGCTTGCAGTGATTTGACAGGATTTCAGTCTCTCCCTTCACTTTCCACACAACTTCCTGTTATTCCTGCTCTGTACTTTTCTTTGTTACTCTGCCGTAACACCCTTAAGGTTCACAGCTCAGTCTGAAGCCGGGTCACAGAGTCAGTGAATGCATCGTTTCTAAGATGTATTTCACCCTCCTTCAAGAACAGAGGTATGATGAGAACCTGTGAtcaatacaaatacattttctaaTAAAGCATTTATGAGCTGTAACTAATGgctttattaatggttaataaacCACTTACTATGAGGCATCAAGGAGAACTGGTTGCCAGATTATGAAAAATCATTAGTTATCAAAGGTTTCTCCCTTTTAATAAACCATTAAGTCTGCAGTTATACATATAATTAAGTCATTAATGAAGAGTAATCAAAAGTCTGCAGTTATTAATATTAAGTtattaataaagaataaaatgttataaaatcatTGATAAAGGGCAATTAAAATAAAGTCGGCAGTTATAAATGTTATTAAGTCTTtaataaaggataaatatgatGACGTCATAAATGTATATGAAACGTATATGTCATCTTTCACCACTAGTTGTGCATTTGAATGAGttcttaataaatatattttgttcTAGATGTTCTGAAACCGTTTACCAgaaagtcagaggtcaaactgGGGATTGTTCATAACCTGTCTTCCCAGAAGTTGTTACAAATGGTTCataactgatctataaagcaTGATTCAGTTGTTTTATTACCtgttaatacttgacaaatctcccttcagggtacattttgaacagataaacaaaatgtgtgattaatttgcgattaatcgagattaactatggacaatcatgcaattaattgcgattaaatatttttaattaattgaccTGAtaagaatatacagtatatatatttgcaaGAGAGTAGATTCCTTTTAGCGTTCATTGCAGCCACAATATGGAATATCAACATGAGTTATGACACATTATCAACAAGAGTTCCTGCTCTCAACTACATCAGCAGATAAATGTGATTCAACATGTATTTTGGCACGTTTCCAGTCTATGGAAGTTGATTTTCATAAAAAGGCTGATGGCTGATTTGAAAATGATCATCAGGGACAGACGGTGTATTCAGTTGATATTTACTGagataaaacatgtcaaaccaCACAGCCTGCTCCTTTATCAAACAGATTTGAGCTTCacaaagaaacagagagacataaACATGGAAAATGGGAGACGATTAAGAAATCAGAACACGATGTTCTGTTTTACAACCAAAATAAATCTTCAACTAATAGCCAAATCAATATCAAAATCAATCTTCACTTTTTGAGAATTCTATAAAAATAAAGAGTTCTGGCAGAGCTGTAAAAATGTTCCCTTTCTGTTTTAAATGACCGTTGATGATAACAGTGATATCATTAAAAAGAAATTattaaattgtgctgtatcattaaaaagtacatatctacagatggggaccataaaaccagcatattgtgtccattactcccatgttagctttgggccaatagaaactctgatgtgattgtgacacatcacgtcatgaatcagtcacttcactcagggcgCAACGAACCGTTCCAGCTGCTgcttagcttattagccagctagctagctggcgagcatggagaaataATCAAGTCCATCCATATCGTGAGTGACGTTAAgcccaaactagctaaattgagaaaatatgaggaCAGGGTATTAGGGTTACTAACCCTAATACCCTGTCCTCATATTTGCTCCACATTACCTAACTAACCCTGGGTTAGTTAGGTAATGTGGAGCAACAGCGACGGGACACCAAAATGtgtcatgtgtcttcaggtgctagTGAATGAAGCCACGAAGGAGACCGagctaaagcgacatctgattacaaagcactCTGAATATCAGGACAAAACAAAGAGGTGTTAACAGGATTcatattgaaatgtgtttctgtttcccCCTAATATTACTCAGTGGATTAATGAGGTCAATTCATGTGCTCCCTTGGAAAAAATAACCTGTGCTATAAGAGGTAGCCTACAGCTTTTCTATAGGATATGGGATCCATGGATCACTTATATAGAATCTTCTTAACCTAACCTTTTCTATgtatttacttaattattaattaGTATCTTCTATgtgctgctttctttttttctacatttatttaataaattaatttattaaataaatgtttcataAAGGTTTCTATCTTACCACCATGAACTATATTACTGTAGtacttattacttttaattctaactaactaattcaattattttaaaaatgattttgatgttatttttttcggtaactttacctctaggggtgggaagaaggctggacctgtctctgtgtgggagtgggaagccatgatatgtgtgtgtgtgtagatatatgtatgtacatattaaatgttaaatgttagatatatttttttgtattatggcaccggtgttatgaattgttatgtttgttatgctatgtttggaaaaaaggaataaaaatatttttttatcactatcaaacaggtctggaggatttaggttgaaaagttacAGAATACAAgaagttccaatggcatctctAAAttgtagtaagcattatgcttaatcggtgttacgattaagagggggtccttggaaaagtttctcccctttaaggggtccctggccacaaaaagtttgagaacccctggtgtCAATAACCCAGCGCCTCTAAAATCATTTTATAGTTATGGTCACAGactctccctccacctccctacactcatatttcgagtgtaattcatttgcacaaaaaagaggcaaaactcacaataaacaaagttaaagattaatttgaccgatagtattattatttttttcttttcaaattgtGTATAGATATCGCGATAATACCGTTATTGTGAATTCCTTTGGCCACAGTAATCATGTAGTGAAAAGTTGATATTgtattgtaattgttttgttttgtttttttaatctttgaaGCAGAATAAATTCATATTCGGCTCTGCGGGTTATTTTCATGTCCCAGTTTAATCCCTGCAGGCTGCTCGGGTCAATAACAATtcaattcagtttatttttatatagcgtcaaatcataacagaagttatctcgagatgcTTTTCacatagagcaggtctagactgtactctaagatcccccatgagcatgcactGGCACTCCCCTTTAACGGGTGGAAACCTCGGGggcagaaccaggctctgggtgggcggccatctgcctcggcCGGTTGACCGGGGTCCAGTTCTTAACCACGGTTCAGGTCCAGGTTCCCGTCCCGTCCTACTCGAAGCTCTCTAGGACGGGTTCGTGTCCCGTCTCTTTGAGGAAGCGCAGCAGGTCGTCCGGTCGGAGCCCCACGGTGGCGGCGTTGGTCATGGGGTGGAAATAGACCAGCTCGTGGCCTCCCTCCACCAGGTCCCGGTCCAGGACGAACCTCACACTCTGGTCCTTATCGAAGAGCAGAGCCAGAGCCGTCGCACAGCCCTGACCCACCTGAGAGGAGAAGGGCggaggaaaaaaactaaaaaaagtagaaatcagaacacactgcaaagaaaTGTGTCCTAACCAGTGACTGGGAAACCAGACCAGTTTGTACTGGTTCATGAAATAAGTGGACAATATTCTTGATGGTGGTACCAGCTGTCGCGGCTGACTAAAGTTTACAAATGAATTGGAAGACGCTGCCACCAGGTGGAAATTAAACACATCTCTCTGATTTGTTTAAACAGATTCAAACTCTCTATTCATTTCTATAGAAAATGTGTCAAATTTGAGCATGTAAATCATTACGGTGGAGATTTTCTTTGAACCTGAGGCAGTAGTTCCCTGATGTTTCACAAATAAATGTCTGAGAAGTAAGGAAGTGACTTTATTTATAGCGCATCTTTTAAGAGCAGAAcatcacaaagtgcttcacaaaagAAACAGAAGATAGAGATTCAAGATAAAGAAGAGACATTGTATGCATTTATCATGAAATCTGAACTTACTCTTTTTAAATTCAGTGGAAAAGAACAGAAGACGGCACGGTGATGCAGCGGTTAGCACTGCCGCCTCACTTACAGATAATGGCTGGGATTATTAtggcattattatcgcgttaactttctGTTAGGGCTGACAGAAATATTTTCATTGCTattcaatttaaatgtatttttagtcCTTGTTTTAAAggccccatattgtaaaaagcgagattttcaggtcttttacattataaagcaggtttaagtgcttaataaatactgttaaactatcaaaacgctcaatatacggagaaacacacacagtccgtattcagaaattgtgtgtttgaaataagccgtcaggatttctgatgtcacaaatatacaatatttagaccattacacagttttaaacgtaaacattctaattgtgtgccagtttatttcctgttgtagtgtatgttaataacatcagctgacaggaagtaaacatggacccaaactgttgcctagcaacgcaattccattgaagtgcactaaaacagagcggttcagacagagggtaaatacaggtatattcaggcagacagtatgaggaaaataatgtgttttttgaacatgacagcatgtaaacatgttctattagaaacacaaaatacaagtatgaacctgaaaatgagcacgatatgggacctttaagattatTTTATGGGCTTTTGCCTTTATTGATAGTGACAGTGATAAGGGCCGCAGGTTAGATTTAAACCCTgggccgctgcggtaaggaTGGCATGAGGTGCCCACTCTGCCAGTTGAGCTACTGGGGCACCCCGATGTTTAGGGATGATTATGtcagggataatgtacagcgagccggtcattgttgtgaaagaaaccccaacGGGGCGATGCCGCGTCtctctctcatcgccctgaaggggattctttcacaacaatgacccgctagctgtacattatcccgcttattacacagctacttactgaagataTCAATCATttgtccgacatcagaactgtgcccatagcaacggtctgttatacatagcaacggtctgctatagagaaataacagaccgtagaacgccgtgactgaccaatcagaatcaagtattcaacaaagccgtgtagtAATTAGTCTTATTTGACCCTGAGGGGACTATGAGCTGATTTGTTTTGATGTTTCTATAAACTGAACATTTTAACCGTTTCTCACCTTGAGTTTCTCCAACATGGCCGCCTCGTCCGCGAAGCGCAGGTTGCCGCTGCCGACGCCCAGCTTCTTGGCGAGGTCGTTGAGGTTCACCTGcggaggaacagagaggattATGGGACGATGCATTCAGGACGCAGCAGAGTAAACATCAGAGGGCAGAGAGGTGAGCTGACCTGGCGGTCGTGGCGGGCCGACACCAGCCACaggcctttcttcttcttgtccttcAGGAAGAGGTTCTTAGTGACGGCCCCGCTCACCTCCTGCAGGTGAGGCATCATCTCCTCCACCGTGAACACCTGCAGGGGGGACGagatacattttatatatattgggcctcatgcaagaagcGACACAAGAACATATTTCCTCTTCGCATCCACAAttggtttttattttgttagtacccattgctttctgggattcaccaatgttttctacgccactaatttctttaacgcattaacgcaaa encodes:
- the prorsd1 gene encoding prolyl-tRNA synthetase associated domain-containing protein 1, whose translation is MSEDLRSELEKYLQTLNIQTTCVEHPPVFTVEEMMPHLQEVSGAVTKNLFLKDKKKKGLWLVSARHDRQVNLNDLAKKLGVGSGNLRFADEAAMLEKLKVGQGCATALALLFDKDQSVRFVLDRDLVEGGHELVYFHPMTNAATVGLRPDDLLRFLKETGHEPVLESFE